The following are from one region of the Staphylococcus schleiferi genome:
- the sdrM gene encoding multidrug efflux MFS transporter SdrM gives MKLKQVSIICSLVLIMFMAAIETSIVSLALPTMRDDLHATQPISLVFTVYFIGIVLAIPILSELMSRIKIIYVTMIGLLLFIIGSLMSGMSTHFEMLIFARLLQGIGAGVNMSLAQIVPKLAFEIPFRYKVMGIVGSVWGISSILGPFLGGFILEVSSWHWLFYINIPIGILVMGIVLTSYHFEAETTSNHQVDVAGMALFYILLALLMVTVLVSGHLWINILAFCAFLFVFWYIIRRGKTAKISFLPIKEFKSTVRLAFFTDFFIAMALIGFNVFIPSYLQDHLHLSPLQSGLVIFPLSMGWLLVNFTLEKIEANRTIRGLYLIAIGILVVGSILIIISAYHPIIIAIALIFIGMSFGTAYTKDSVMVQEKTSPESMKKMMSLFTLTRNMGNSVGSAVIGYIYAMQHTLFHNSIQNVMIFCMIVLIGLGFVWFVQKDKTLRSVSEA, from the coding sequence ATGAAATTAAAACAAGTTAGTATTATTTGCTCGCTTGTCCTGATTATGTTTATGGCAGCTATAGAAACATCCATTGTGTCTTTAGCATTGCCAACCATGCGTGATGATCTTCACGCGACACAACCGATTTCTTTAGTATTTACAGTTTACTTTATAGGTATTGTATTAGCCATACCGATTTTAAGTGAATTGATGTCACGCATTAAAATTATTTATGTGACGATGATTGGCTTATTATTATTTATTATTGGGAGCCTTATGTCTGGGATGAGCACACACTTTGAGATGCTTATTTTTGCAAGATTGCTACAAGGCATAGGTGCTGGTGTAAATATGTCTTTAGCCCAAATCGTACCTAAGTTAGCTTTTGAAATTCCATTTCGATATAAAGTAATGGGAATAGTCGGAAGTGTCTGGGGCATTTCGAGTATACTCGGTCCTTTTTTAGGGGGCTTTATTTTAGAAGTTTCATCTTGGCATTGGCTATTTTATATCAATATTCCAATTGGGATTCTTGTCATGGGAATTGTGCTTACTTCTTATCATTTTGAAGCGGAAACGACATCCAATCATCAAGTTGATGTGGCAGGTATGGCTTTATTCTATATTTTATTAGCGCTTTTAATGGTAACGGTCTTAGTTTCAGGACATTTATGGATTAACATTTTAGCGTTTTGTGCATTTCTCTTTGTATTTTGGTACATCATTCGCAGAGGCAAAACAGCTAAAATTTCATTTTTACCAATCAAGGAATTTAAGTCTACCGTGCGTTTAGCCTTTTTTACAGATTTTTTCATTGCAATGGCACTAATTGGATTTAATGTTTTTATTCCATCGTATTTACAAGATCATCTTCACTTAAGTCCGTTACAAAGTGGTTTGGTCATTTTTCCGCTTTCAATGGGTTGGCTACTTGTGAACTTTACACTTGAAAAAATCGAAGCAAATCGAACTATTAGAGGTTTATATTTAATCGCAATAGGTATTTTAGTTGTAGGAAGTATTCTTATTATTATCAGTGCATATCATCCGATTATTATTGCGATTGCTTTAATTTTCATAGGAATGAGTTTTGGTACAGCATATACAAAAGATAGCGTAATGGTTCAAGAAAAAACCTCACCTGAGAGTATGAAAAAAATGATGTCGCTCTTTACATTGACACGTAATATGGGGAATTCAGTAGGATCAGCAGTGATTGGTTATATTTATGCGATGCAACATACGCTATTTCATAATTCAATACAAAATGTAATGATATTTTGTATGATTGTATTGATAGGACTAGGTTTTGTATGGTTCGTGCAAAAAGATAAAACTTTACGTTCAGTTTCTGAAGCGTGA
- a CDS encoding SepA family multidrug efflux transporter: MKGKFNLFNLVTLMIILSIFIISGAIFLTLLGFGLFGLSRLLIYFHLGSFTYNKGFYDNLVYYGSYIILGYFVIYCIEYLMDWLRKKLYPNPYLEGFTFHLISYSIITTMFFFLIHIHYQYIRIDYWVLMLIIAFLYICKEIFYPDSEDLNQNKRH, translated from the coding sequence ATGAAAGGTAAGTTTAATTTATTTAACTTAGTCACTTTAATGATCATACTCTCCATTTTTATTATTTCAGGGGCTATCTTTTTAACGCTATTAGGTTTTGGTTTGTTTGGATTGAGTCGTTTGTTGATTTATTTTCACCTAGGGTCTTTTACTTACAACAAAGGTTTTTATGATAATTTGGTTTATTACGGTAGCTATATCATCTTAGGATATTTTGTGATTTACTGTATTGAATATTTAATGGATTGGCTCAGAAAAAAATTATATCCTAATCCTTATTTAGAAGGCTTTACATTTCATTTAATATCATACTCGATAATTACGACAATGTTTTTCTTTTTAATTCATATTCATTATCAGTATATTCGCATTGATTATTGGGTACTTATGTTGATTATTGCGTTTTTATATATTTGTAAAGAGATATTTTATCCTGATTCAGAAGATTTAAATCAGAATAAGCGTCATTAA
- a CDS encoding MDR family MFS transporter, producing MHEGVQIDKKQRNFIVAVILASAFIAILNQTLLNTALPSIMRGLNIDESTSQWLVTGFMLVNGIMIPLTAYLMDRVPTRYLYLAAMGTFLLGSVIAVSAPTFLVLMLARVIQAMGAGVIMPLSQFTLFTLFPKSQRGFAMGLSGLVIQFAPAIGPTLSGLLVDHYTWRAPLMVVVVVATIGFIFGWMSMRNFSDTKEVVLDKTSVLLSTFGFGLMLYGFSIAGTQGFHNPLVIISLIAGLVIVGIFIHRQLKIDNPILNLHVFQSRTFTLTSIASMIAFTSMVGPALLIPVYIQNALGLSALLSGLVVLPGAVINGVMSVVNGRLYDKVGARVLVIPGFILLLITTLMMAQLTAHTSYLYVISIFTIRLFSISLLTMPLNTAGINSLTNDMVSHGTAIMNTLRTISGSMGTALMVTLMSLGARWYHPDHSVAQGMIHREAIAFGVDLAFYVTSGFLLICLIISFFIYDRGKEKKTRKQNYVRQPNR from the coding sequence ATGCACGAGGGTGTTCAAATTGATAAAAAACAACGTAACTTTATCGTCGCCGTCATTTTGGCCAGTGCATTCATAGCAATACTGAATCAAACGCTATTGAATACCGCACTTCCTAGTATTATGAGAGGACTAAACATTGATGAAAGTACATCACAATGGTTAGTCACTGGTTTTATGCTTGTTAACGGGATTATGATTCCATTAACTGCTTATTTAATGGATAGAGTCCCTACGCGTTACTTGTATCTTGCAGCGATGGGGACTTTTTTATTAGGTTCTGTGATTGCTGTTTCTGCACCTACCTTTCTAGTACTGATGTTGGCACGTGTCATTCAAGCCATGGGGGCTGGCGTTATTATGCCACTGAGTCAATTCACGCTCTTTACGCTATTCCCTAAAAGCCAGCGTGGATTTGCGATGGGGTTATCAGGCCTAGTGATACAATTTGCCCCAGCTATAGGGCCTACACTTTCAGGACTTCTAGTTGACCATTATACTTGGCGTGCGCCATTAATGGTGGTGGTCGTTGTCGCAACGATTGGCTTTATTTTTGGTTGGATGTCAATGCGAAACTTTAGTGATACAAAAGAAGTTGTACTGGATAAAACATCAGTCTTACTCTCTACATTCGGTTTTGGTCTGATGTTATATGGCTTTAGTATCGCTGGTACACAAGGTTTTCATAATCCACTTGTTATCATCAGCTTGATTGCAGGACTGGTGATTGTAGGTATCTTTATTCACAGACAATTAAAAATTGATAATCCTATCCTTAATCTACATGTCTTTCAATCGAGAACCTTCACACTAACGTCAATCGCATCTATGATTGCATTTACCTCTATGGTTGGCCCGGCATTATTAATTCCTGTGTATATCCAAAATGCATTAGGTTTATCCGCATTGTTATCTGGTTTAGTTGTTCTTCCAGGTGCTGTAATCAACGGTGTGATGTCTGTTGTCAATGGTCGCCTTTACGATAAAGTGGGGGCAAGGGTTTTAGTCATCCCTGGTTTTATCTTATTGCTGATTACTACTTTAATGATGGCACAACTGACAGCACATACTTCTTATTTATATGTTATTAGTATTTTTACAATCCGACTCTTTTCTATATCATTATTGACGATGCCTTTAAATACAGCAGGTATCAATTCATTAACAAATGATATGGTTTCCCACGGGACAGCGATTATGAATACTTTACGGACAATTTCTGGTTCTATGGGGACGGCGTTGATGGTAACCCTCATGAGTTTAGGTGCGCGCTGGTATCATCCGGATCATTCTGTAGCACAAGGAATGATTCATAGAGAAGCTATTGCTTTTGGTGTGGATTTAGCTTTTTATGTAACTTCTGGATTTTTATTAATTTGCCTCATCATTAGCTTTTTTATTTATGATCGTGGTAAAGAGAAAAAGACAAGAAAGCAAAATTATGTGCGCCAACCTAATCGGTAA